In Nymphaea colorata isolate Beijing-Zhang1983 chromosome 5, ASM883128v2, whole genome shotgun sequence, one genomic interval encodes:
- the LOC116255074 gene encoding copper transporter 6-like: MSTGNSTGMAPAKRVMMHMALYWGKDVWVLFADWPGFSLGQYILSLIVIFIGAVLVEWLSFCKVKRMKGSPVLTGFLQAVLYGVRVFFAYMVMLAIMSFNLGILFAAVLGHGVGFWVFGTQFLRKPSPAVEPVLKECPGQCS; encoded by the coding sequence ATGTCGACGGGGAACAGCACAGGCATGGCACCGGCGAAGAGGGTAATGATGCACATGGCGCTGTACTGGGGGAAGGACGTGTGGGTTCTGTTCGCCGACTGGCCGGGCTTCAGCCTCGGCCAGTACATTCTCTCCCTGATCGTCATCTTCATCGGCGCCGTCCTGGTGGAGTGGCTGTCGTTCTGCAAGGTGAAGAGGATGAAGGGGAGCCCGGTTCTGACCGGCTTCCTGCAGGCCGTCCTCTACGGCGTCCGCGTCTTCTTCGCTTACATGGTGATGCTCGCCATCATGTCCTTCAACCTGGGGATTCTGTTCGCCGCTGTCCTCGGCCACGGCGTCGGCTTTTGGGTGTTCGGTACTCAGTTTCTGAGGAAGCCGTCGCCGGCCGTGGAACCAGTTTTGAAGGAGTGTCCAGGCCAGTGCTCCTGA
- the LOC116254982 gene encoding 17.8 kDa class I heat shock protein-like — MSLIPSFFGRRSNVFDPFSLDVWDPFEGFPFNNNRPLADLRSSFLGGGEMSAFVNAKVDWKETPEAHVFKADLPGMRKEEVKVEIEEGSVLQISGRRNKEVEEKNDQWHRVERSSGEFLRRFRLPENAKVDQVKAAMENGVLTVTVPKVEPKKPNVRSIDISG, encoded by the coding sequence ATGTCGCTCATTCCGAGCTTCTTCGGGCGCCGCAGCAACGTATTCGACCCCTTCTCCCTCGACGTCTGGGATCCGTTCGAGGGCTTCCCCTTCAACAACAACCGGCCTCTCGCCGACCTGCGCTCCTCTTTCCTGGGCGGCGGGGAGATGTCCGCCTTCGTCAACGCCAAGGTCGACTGGAAGGAGACGCCTGAGGCCCACGTCTTCAAGGCCGATCTCCCCGGGATGAGGAAGGAGGAGGTCAAGGTCGAGATCGAGGAAGGCAGCGTGCTTCAGATTAGCGGCCGCAGGAACAAGGAGGTCGAGGAGAAGAACGACCAGTGGCACCGCGTGGAGCGGAGCAGCGGGGAGTTTCTCAGGCGGTTCCGGCTGCCGGAGAACGCCAAGGTCGATCAGGTGAAGGCCGCGATGGAGAACGGCGTGCTCACGGTGACCGTGCCCAAGGTGGAGCCCAAGAAGCCCAACGTCAGGTCCATTGACATCTCCGGCTGA
- the LOC116254981 gene encoding UDP-glycosyltransferase 76B1-like yields the protein MEGRRAAAPHLALFPFPLQGHITPMLQLAHLLHSRGFSITIVHARYNAPDHTKHPQFRFEPFADGIEPDQFGAMGILEMLSTIVDSLKQPFRSVMGRIQSGQNRVDCVVSDALAYFSRAVAQELGLPWLVFRTSSPTSFMFFAAFPSLRQMGYIPVQDSELESVIKEKPPFRVKDLPLVKTGESESFFQFIGEMVEATKKSSALVLNSMDKLEQPTLDSLRSEIPAPIYVLGPLCNYASGDSGSLIRQDRSCLSWLDKQASGTVMYVSIGSVARMDAANLTQMAQGLRDSRQPFLWVIRPGLVRSEDSVQLLDQFVEESQDMGRVVKWAPQSEVLAHPAVGGFMTHCGWNSTLECICAGKPMICWPAYGDQMVNARLVCQVWSNGVEMGEKLESEKMKNSIKELLMGEEKGKKMREKARLLQQLVLESMKTGGSSYESTSRFIDHISSLIPHSSDSF from the exons atggaaggaagaagggCAGCAGCTCCCCACCTAGCTCTCTTCCCTTTCCCCCTACAAGGGCACATCACTCCCATGCTGCAGCTCGCTCACCTTCTCCACTCCAGAGGCTTCTCCATCACCATCGTCCACGCCCGCTACAACGCTCCGGATCACACAAAGCATCCCCAGTTCAGGTTCGAGCCCTTCGCCGACGGCATAGAGCCCGACCAATTCGGCGCCATGGGCATACTCGAAATGCTCTCTACTATTGTAGACAGCTTGAAGCAGCCATTCAGATCTGTAATGGGGAGGATTCAGAGCGGCCAAAATCGGGTCGACTGTGTCGTCTCCGATGCGCTTGCGTATTTCAGCAGGGCGGTAGCCCAAGAACTGGGGCTGCCATGGCTGGTCTTCCGGACCAGCAGCCCCACCTCCTTCATGTTCTTCGCTGCCTTCCCTTCCCTGCGCCAAATGGGCTACATTCCTGTCCAAG ATAGCGAACTCGAGTCTGTGATCAAGGAGAAGCCACCGTTCAGGGTGAAGGACTTGCCTCTGGTTAAAACAGGGGAATCTGAATCATTTTTTCAGTTCATCGGTGAGATGGTGGAAGCAACTAAGAAGTCATCAGCACTTGTTCTCAACTCCATGGACAAACTGGAACAACCCACCCTAGACTCTCTCCGGTCTGAAATTCCGGCGCCGATTTACGTGCTCGGTCCCTTGTGCAATTACGCCTCCGGCGACTCTGGCAGCCTGATCCGGCAAGACAGGAGTTGTTTGAGTTGGCTCGACAAGCAGGCCAGTGGGACCGTGATGTATGTGAGCATTGGGAGCGTGGCTAGGATGGATGCAGCAAACCTGACCCAAATGGCTCAGGGCCTAAGGGACAGCCGGCAGCCCTTCTTGTGGGTGATTCGGCCCGGTTTGGTCCGGTCCGAGGACTCGGTTCAATTGTTAGACCAGTTCGTGGAGGAGAGCCAGGACATGGGTCGAGTAGTGAAGTGGGCGCCGCAGAGCGAAGTGCTGGCGCACCCAGCTGTGGGTGGGTTCATGACCCACTGTGGCTGGAACTCGACTCTAGAATGCATATGTGCAGGGAAGCCGATGATCTGTTGGCCTGCCTATGGTGATCAAATGGTGAATGCAAGGCTTGTATGCCAAGTATGGAGCAATGGGGTGGAGATGGGAGAGAAGCTTGAAAgtgagaagatgaagaacagTATAAAGGAACTACTAATgggggaagagaaagggaagaagatgaGGGAGAAGGCCAGACTGTTGCAGCAGCTTG